The following proteins are co-located in the Phytoactinopolyspora mesophila genome:
- a CDS encoding acyl-CoA thioesterase — translation MPRHITEVPLRWADMDAYRHVNNTAYLRYLQEARVDMLFVHAAQRGAPELAAGVVVNRHEIDYLAPLRFRLAPLRVETWVREVRNATFTLGYEILDADSEHRHVYARATTVLVPYHLATSSPRRVSADERAVLETYVDADGARPRAGGAARPARSEVAKTHVYSCAVRFDDLDSYGHVNNVQFAEYIQEARIDFVEHSFAGGVANHGGSVVAGQSIEYLAPVPFRIEPLQVYVWVSRIGASSFDLAYEVADEHQVFARCATMIVAYDFDAHRSRQLTPTEQAGLEPFLKVGT, via the coding sequence GGCATGTCAACAACACCGCCTACCTGCGCTACCTCCAGGAGGCGCGGGTCGACATGCTGTTCGTGCATGCCGCGCAGCGGGGCGCGCCGGAGCTTGCCGCGGGCGTGGTGGTCAATCGGCACGAGATCGACTACCTTGCCCCGCTGAGGTTCCGGCTCGCGCCGCTGCGGGTCGAGACCTGGGTGCGCGAGGTGCGTAACGCCACGTTCACGCTTGGCTACGAGATCCTCGACGCGGACAGTGAGCACCGTCATGTCTATGCGCGGGCGACCACGGTCCTCGTCCCGTACCACCTGGCCACCAGCTCACCAAGGCGGGTGTCGGCTGACGAGCGGGCCGTCCTGGAAACGTATGTGGATGCCGACGGCGCCCGCCCGCGGGCCGGTGGGGCGGCGCGTCCGGCCCGCAGCGAGGTGGCCAAGACCCATGTGTACTCGTGTGCGGTGCGATTCGACGATCTCGACTCGTACGGTCACGTCAACAATGTGCAGTTCGCGGAGTACATCCAGGAGGCGCGGATCGACTTCGTCGAGCACAGCTTCGCGGGCGGGGTGGCCAATCATGGGGGCTCGGTCGTGGCCGGACAGAGCATCGAATACCTGGCACCGGTGCCGTTTCGAATCGAGCCGCTCCAGGTGTACGTGTGGGTGAGCCGGATCGGCGCGTCGTCGTTCGATCTGGCCTACGAGGTCGCCGACGAGCATCAGGTCTTCGCCCGCTGCGCCACGATGATCGTGGCGTACGACTTCGACGCGCATCGTTCGCGTCAGCTGACACCGACCGAGCAGGCCGGGCTCGAACCATTCCTGAAGGTAGGAACATGA